Sequence from the Anaerolineae bacterium genome:
CGAATCCAATTAACCATGGATTCTCGTTTGGCCGATTTGCCGGCGTATGCTTTTCAGGTTGAAGCAAATACGATTGTGTATGAAGTTGACAAAACGCTCAGAAGGCACTTGATTCTGCCCGGCGTGATTGTTACTGATCAACAAGTAGCCATTGGCGTTATTTCGCGGCGCAAGTTTTTTGAGCAGTTAGGACAGCTCTATGGCGTATCGGTTTATCTGCGGCGGCCCATTCGGCTGGTGCTTGAAGCCATTGGCGTTAAACCGTTGTGCTTGTCAGCCGGCAGCACTATTTCCGAGGCGCTGGCTCTGGCCCTCAGTCGTCCGCCCCAATTTGTTTACGAACCCGTGGTGGTTGAATTTGAACACCAAATCTATCGCCTGTTAGACATTTACACCCTGTTAAGCGCCCAATCAAAGCTTTTTGCTTATCTCCAGGCTGAACTTCAGGAGGCCAACAGTAATTTAGAGGGACGGGTTGAGCGGCGAACCGCCGAGTTGGCCAGGGTTAACACCGATCTGATCCAGGAAATTGTCAAACGCAAACAAGTGGAAGAAGCTTTGATTTTGGCCCGTGACGAGGCGTTGGCCGCCAGCCGGCTAAAATCCGAACTGGTAGCCAAAGTGAGCCATGAACTGCGGACGCCCCTGGGCGCTATTTTGGGGCACACCCAGATGCTCCAGATAGGCCTGCATGGCCCTATCTCCGTAGAACAGCAGGAAGTGGCCTCGAAAATTATTAAAAGCACCAATTATTTGACCAGTCTGGTCAATCAACTGCTTGACCAGGCTCAATATGAAGCCGGTAAGTTGGTATTGAATATAGCCCCTGTTGTCCCGGCAGATATTGTTGAAGAAACTCTCTCAAAATTGGGTGTGATGGCCCAAAATAAAAAACTGACCTTGACCGGCCAGATTGCGCCGGACGTGCCCCCGCAGCTTTTGGGCGATAGCGTTCGCCTGAAACAAATTTTGGTCAATCTGGTGAGCAACGCCCTTAAATTCACCGAGCAGGGTACGGTGAGTATCCGGCTTTATTGCCCCGATCCGGGCCACTGGGCGATGCAAGTTTCCGACACCGGCCCGGGTATTCCCCTTGAGGCTCAAACGTATATTTTTGAGCCGTTTGAGCAGGTTGATGGGTCCATCACCCGAGAATATGCCGGCACAGGCTTGGGCCTGGCCATTGTTAAACAACTCACCACTCTCATGGATGGACAAGTTGACTTGGAGAGCACGGTTGGGCGGGGCAGTACCTTTACCATTACCTTACCTTTATCGCCAATCCAAGAGGAGTCATGCTAGAATCCACTTTGTCTAATAAAAACCCTTTTGCCTTGATCATTGAAGATGATGAAGAATTGGCCATTATTTTTGCGGAAGCCTTGCGGCAGGCTGAATTTGAACCGGAGATCATTAGGGATGGCCGCGCCGCTTTGGCCCGCCTGGCCGAAAGTCGGCCGGCGGTAGTTGTTTTGGACCTCCATTTGCCGCATGTCTCGGGCAAAAACATTCTCCAGCTCATTCGTTCCAGTCATTGGCTTA
This genomic interval carries:
- a CDS encoding response regulator — its product is MLESTLSNKNPFALIIEDDEELAIIFAEALRQAEFEPEIIRDGRAALARLAESRPAVVVLDLHLPHVSGKNILQLIRSSHWLTETRVIIATADPITAEMIRPQADLVLLKPISFIQLQLLAARLRPPDPVELG